The Methylotenera sp. G11 genome includes a window with the following:
- a CDS encoding LysM peptidoglycan-binding domain-containing protein, whose translation MNTRNEQSPAPVRQTEITAQKNKYQLKPSTDNGGNTFVDEGKANAITVNTPFTVIPGLPALNKILAKIDRSTQQDLGFTFKASAEKVPNPEGTQDLQVSLDYIGFGLMSSRFNVQFSPLSVKIESGNLNTEPHWGCSATVLSSPIGLVHERAGVKGTFSDCNGNRTFSAAPEFSYQSSKTFRPLSTATGGYFFGNSATFNIPDVMLPIIEKVKADGPSLEEWEIIANHALPSIPAVQIGRIIDQQIEVVSNIASTAIANIESVLEPAEKSNDVYLVKQQAKVPEKHTQPQDIKPAGRERTLYTVQQNDTLSMIGKKTGHTWMEIFALNKNILKNEPDRIYPGQELRIPNNHEHIALMEHPVIKAQILANLAKHNEMVAQNTNNTIESAA comes from the coding sequence ATGAACACACGCAATGAGCAATCGCCTGCGCCCGTGCGGCAAACTGAAATTACTGCGCAAAAAAATAAATATCAGCTCAAGCCCTCAACAGATAATGGCGGCAACACTTTTGTTGATGAGGGGAAGGCTAACGCCATCACGGTAAATACGCCTTTTACTGTAATTCCAGGCTTGCCTGCACTTAACAAAATTTTAGCCAAAATCGACAGATCTACGCAGCAGGATCTTGGCTTTACGTTTAAGGCAAGCGCAGAAAAAGTACCCAACCCGGAAGGCACACAAGATTTACAGGTCAGTCTTGACTATATTGGGTTCGGCTTGATGAGCAGCAGATTCAATGTGCAGTTCTCGCCCCTCTCAGTCAAAATAGAGTCTGGAAACTTGAATACCGAGCCACACTGGGGCTGTAGTGCAACGGTATTATCTTCACCCATTGGTTTGGTGCATGAAAGGGCTGGCGTTAAAGGCACATTCAGTGACTGCAATGGCAACAGGACATTTAGCGCCGCTCCGGAATTCAGCTATCAAAGCTCTAAAACATTCAGGCCATTATCTACGGCAACCGGCGGGTATTTTTTTGGAAATAGCGCAACATTTAACATTCCCGATGTCATGTTGCCCATTATCGAGAAAGTAAAGGCAGATGGCCCCAGTCTTGAAGAATGGGAAATCATCGCCAACCATGCCTTGCCTTCAATTCCTGCGGTACAGATAGGCCGTATTATCGATCAGCAGATTGAAGTTGTGAGTAATATCGCAAGCACGGCTATTGCCAATATTGAATCCGTACTGGAACCGGCAGAAAAAAGTAATGACGTATATCTAGTGAAGCAGCAAGCAAAAGTGCCAGAAAAACATACACAGCCACAAGATATTAAACCTGCCGGGCGGGAAAGAACGCTCTACACGGTGCAGCAGAACGACACGCTGTCAATGATAGGCAAAAAAACCGGTCATACTTGGATGGAAATTTTCGCGCTGAATAAAAACATACTCAAAAACGAACCTGATCGCATCTACCCAGGGCAAGAGTTACGCATACCGAACAACCATGAGCATATCGCACTGATGGAACATCCGGTCATTAAAGCGCAAATACTTGCCAACCTGGCAAAACATAATGAGATGGTGGCCCAAAACACTAACAATACGATCGAATCGGCTGCTTAG
- the fabA gene encoding 3-hydroxyacyl-[acyl-carrier-protein] dehydratase FabA — MQRQNSFTKEELLKCGRGEMFGAGNAQLPLPPMLMFDRIVSITEEGGKYGNGQIVAELDINPDLWFFDCHFTGDPVMPGCLGLDAMWQLVGFYLGWMGGPGRGRALGAGEVKFTGQVLPTAKLATYTIDLKRVIMRKLVMGIADASMQIDGREIYVANDLRVGLFTRTDNF, encoded by the coding sequence ATGCAAAGACAAAATAGCTTTACAAAAGAAGAATTACTCAAATGCGGCCGTGGTGAAATGTTCGGTGCAGGGAATGCCCAATTGCCATTGCCACCTATGCTGATGTTTGATCGTATTGTTTCAATTACTGAAGAAGGCGGCAAGTACGGCAATGGCCAGATTGTTGCGGAACTCGATATCAATCCTGATCTGTGGTTTTTTGACTGCCATTTTACCGGTGATCCGGTGATGCCCGGCTGTTTAGGTTTGGATGCGATGTGGCAACTGGTTGGTTTTTACCTGGGCTGGATGGGCGGTCCTGGCCGTGGCCGTGCTTTGGGTGCGGGCGAAGTCAAATTCACTGGGCAGGTGCTGCCTACGGCAAAGCTGGCAACCTATACCATCGATCTGAAACGTGTCATCATGCGCAAACTGGTGATGGGCATCGCAGATGCGTCAATGCAGATTGATGGCCGCGAGATTTATGTTGCAAATGATCTGCGCGTTGGTTTGTTTACACGTACAGACAACTTTTAA
- the thrC gene encoding threonine synthase: MKYISTRGQSPAQSFSQILLGGLAPDGGLYLPESYPQFTDADLTAMRSLSYPDLAFAILSRFVDDIPANDLKAIIDKTYRADVYAYTRKGQNAGDITPTLKLEDHLYLLSLSNGPTLAFKDMAMQLLGNLFEYVLTKEGKTTNILGATSGDTGSAAEYAMRGKKGIRVFMLSPHKKMSRFQTAQMFSLQDDNIYNIAVNGVFDDCQDMVKAVSNDAAFKAQHKIGAVNSINWGRIVAQVVYYFKGYFAVTQNNAQKVSFSVPSGNFGNVCAGHIARMMGLPVDKLIVATNENDVLDEFFKTGVYSPRGSANTYHTSSPSMDISKASNFERFVYDLVGRDSDKTRALWSKVDSGGSFDLNADGYFAKIPEYGFVSGSSNHANRIQTIRETKKKYDVVIDTHTADGLKVALEYFDRQTPMVVLETALAAKFEESIVEALGTVPERPAALNNIEDLPQRFTVMDADAAAIKQFIVEKTS; the protein is encoded by the coding sequence ATGAAATATATCAGTACCCGCGGACAGTCACCTGCACAAAGCTTCAGCCAGATCCTGTTGGGCGGTTTAGCGCCGGACGGCGGTTTATACCTGCCTGAAAGCTACCCGCAATTCACCGATGCAGATTTGACCGCGATGCGCAGCCTATCTTATCCGGACCTGGCATTTGCGATTCTGTCGCGCTTTGTGGATGACATTCCTGCAAATGACTTGAAAGCGATCATCGATAAAACCTACCGTGCGGATGTCTATGCCTATACCCGTAAAGGCCAGAATGCTGGCGATATTACGCCGACATTGAAGCTGGAAGATCATCTGTACCTGTTGAGCCTTTCCAATGGCCCGACATTGGCATTTAAAGACATGGCAATGCAGCTGCTGGGCAACCTGTTTGAATACGTGCTGACCAAAGAAGGCAAAACGACCAATATTCTGGGGGCAACTTCCGGAGATACCGGTTCAGCAGCTGAATATGCGATGCGCGGCAAAAAAGGCATCCGCGTGTTCATGCTGTCGCCGCACAAGAAAATGAGCCGTTTCCAGACCGCGCAGATGTTCAGCCTGCAGGATGACAACATCTACAATATTGCCGTGAATGGCGTGTTTGATGACTGTCAGGATATGGTGAAGGCTGTTTCTAATGATGCGGCATTCAAAGCTCAACATAAAATCGGCGCAGTGAACTCTATCAACTGGGGTCGTATCGTGGCACAGGTGGTGTACTACTTTAAAGGCTATTTTGCGGTGACGCAGAATAATGCGCAGAAAGTCAGTTTCTCAGTGCCCTCAGGTAACTTCGGCAACGTGTGCGCCGGCCACATTGCCCGTATGATGGGATTGCCGGTTGATAAACTGATTGTGGCCACCAATGAGAATGATGTGCTGGACGAGTTCTTTAAAACCGGCGTTTACAGTCCGCGCGGTTCAGCCAATACTTACCACACATCGAGTCCGTCTATGGATATCAGCAAAGCGTCGAATTTTGAGCGATTTGTGTATGATTTAGTGGGGCGTGACAGCGATAAAACCCGCGCTTTGTGGAGCAAGGTAGATAGCGGCGGCAGTTTCGACCTGAACGCAGATGGCTATTTTGCGAAAATTCCTGAATACGGATTCGTTTCCGGCAGCAGCAACCATGCTAACCGCATACAGACGATACGCGAAACCAAGAAAAAATATGATGTAGTGATCGATACGCACACTGCGGATGGCCTGAAAGTCGCGCTGGAGTATTTTGACCGGCAGACGCCGATGGTGGTGCTGGAAACGGCATTGGCCGCCAAGTTCGAAGAATCTATTGTCGAGGCATTGGGCACAGTACCTGAACGCCCGGCTGCGTTGAATAACATTGAAGATTTACCGCAGCGCTTCACCGTGATGGACGCAGACGCTGCGGCAATCAAACAGTTTATTGTCGAGAAAACGAGCTAG
- a CDS encoding thymidylate synthase, protein MQVYHELLRHVLEHGNKKEDRTGTGTTSVFGYQMRFNLADGFPLLTTKKLHLKSIIHELLWFLQGSTNIAYLKENGVRIWDEWADENGNLGPVYGYQWRSWPKPDGTHIDQITQVVESIKKNPDSRRLIVSAWNVADVDQMKLPPCHAFFQFYVADGKLSCQLYQRSADIFLGVPFNIASYALLTMMVAQVCNLRLGDFVHTLGDAHIYSNHMEQVAEQLSRTPRALPTMHINPDVKDIFSFKYEDFTLENYDPYPAIKGQVAV, encoded by the coding sequence ATGCAGGTTTATCATGAGCTGCTGCGCCATGTGTTAGAGCATGGTAACAAGAAGGAAGACCGTACCGGTACAGGTACAACCTCGGTATTCGGTTACCAGATGCGTTTTAACCTCGCCGATGGTTTTCCCTTGCTCACCACTAAAAAACTGCACCTGAAATCCATCATCCATGAATTACTGTGGTTTTTGCAGGGCAGTACCAATATTGCCTACCTCAAAGAGAATGGTGTGCGTATCTGGGATGAATGGGCGGATGAGAATGGCAACCTTGGTCCTGTCTATGGTTATCAGTGGCGCAGCTGGCCTAAGCCGGATGGAACGCATATAGACCAGATTACGCAAGTCGTTGAATCCATCAAAAAGAACCCGGATTCACGCCGTTTGATCGTATCGGCCTGGAATGTGGCTGATGTCGACCAGATGAAACTGCCGCCTTGCCATGCGTTTTTCCAATTCTACGTTGCAGATGGCAAATTGAGCTGCCAGCTCTATCAACGCAGTGCGGATATCTTCCTGGGCGTGCCGTTTAACATTGCTTCTTATGCCTTGCTTACCATGATGGTGGCGCAGGTGTGCAACCTGAGGCTGGGTGACTTTGTGCATACGCTGGGTGATGCGCATATTTACTCCAACCACATGGAACAGGTGGCCGAGCAATTGAGCCGAACCCCGCGTGCATTGCCGACGATGCATATTAATCCTGACGTGAAGGACATCTTCAGTTTTAAATATGAAGATTTCACTTTGGAAAATTACGATCCATATCCCGCCATTAAAGGTCAGGTAGCGGTCTGA
- a CDS encoding GIY-YIG nuclease family protein: MQPCIYILASKKNGILYVGVTSDLIKRVWQHKNDLAEGFTKKYAVHELVYYEIHETMESAIAREKNIKAWKRAWKIELIERSNLVWRDLYHDLL; this comes from the coding sequence ATGCAGCCTTGTATTTATATTCTGGCGAGTAAGAAAAATGGCATTTTGTACGTTGGAGTTACGTCGGATTTAATAAAACGAGTATGGCAGCATAAAAACGATTTGGCAGAAGGTTTTACCAAAAAGTATGCCGTGCATGAATTGGTGTATTACGAAATCCATGAAACGATGGAATCGGCAATTGCTCGAGAGAAGAATATAAAAGCGTGGAAACGTGCCTGGAAGATTGAACTTATTGAGCGAAGTAATTTAGTTTGGCGTGATTTATATCACGACCTATTGTAA
- a CDS encoding Mth938-like domain-containing protein, protein MKLHLTTAENNNLITAYSTEYIEVNKQRYTQNLIVMPESLIHDWATTNFADLTNEHFRKIADLKPEVVLLGTGASHLFLHPKHYQHLTDNGIALECMTTAAACRTYNILMSEGRNVAAALIL, encoded by the coding sequence ATGAAACTGCACCTGACAACAGCTGAAAACAACAACCTGATTACCGCCTATAGCACAGAATATATAGAGGTTAACAAGCAGCGTTATACTCAAAACCTGATCGTGATGCCTGAGTCATTAATCCACGACTGGGCGACCACTAACTTTGCAGATCTGACCAATGAGCATTTCCGGAAAATTGCGGACTTGAAACCGGAAGTGGTTCTGCTAGGCACGGGTGCCAGCCATCTGTTTTTACACCCGAAACACTATCAGCACCTGACTGATAACGGCATTGCGCTGGAATGCATGACGACAGCGGCAGCCTGCCGCACCTACAACATACTCATGAGCGAAGGCCGGAACGTTGCGGCAGCACTGATTCTTTAA
- a CDS encoding AAA family ATPase translates to MSDAQLADWRDLALTLETEVNKVVVGQHTPVRLITTSIFARGHVLLEGDVGVGKTTLLRAFTRGIGGGYQRIEGTIDLMPNDLVYHTYLGEDGKPHVSAGPLLMSGENLSVFFFNEINRARPQVHSLLLRVMAERSLSAFNAEHYFPHMIVFADRNQVEKEETFEIPSAARDRFMMEIPIVVPSDDDIMQALVFDTKFHNVDALVDTVKADILQFDELNGFSGILQNSIEASDTLKKYALNLWKATKAPLDYGVKVSGVDMNRLVLSGASPRGMSMMLRAARVNAWLNNRSAVLPDDIHAVFHSTIAHRLVFSPVYEMRRTEIAREMLSGIINAVSAP, encoded by the coding sequence ATGAGTGACGCACAACTAGCCGACTGGCGCGATCTCGCGCTGACCTTAGAAACAGAAGTGAACAAAGTAGTCGTGGGGCAGCATACTCCCGTGCGCCTGATTACCACTTCAATTTTTGCACGTGGCCACGTATTGCTTGAAGGTGACGTCGGCGTCGGCAAAACAACCCTGCTGCGCGCATTCACCCGCGGTATCGGCGGCGGTTACCAGCGTATTGAAGGCACCATCGACCTCATGCCTAACGACCTGGTTTACCACACCTACCTTGGCGAAGACGGCAAGCCTCACGTCAGCGCCGGCCCATTGCTGATGTCGGGCGAGAACCTGTCGGTGTTCTTCTTCAACGAAATCAACCGTGCACGCCCTCAGGTACACTCCCTGCTGCTGCGCGTGATGGCCGAACGCAGCCTGTCTGCATTCAATGCCGAGCACTACTTCCCGCATATGATCGTGTTTGCGGACCGCAACCAGGTTGAAAAAGAAGAAACTTTCGAAATCCCGTCCGCAGCGCGTGACCGCTTCATGATGGAGATCCCGATTGTCGTACCGAGCGATGATGACATCATGCAGGCACTGGTATTTGACACCAAATTCCATAACGTGGATGCGCTGGTTGATACGGTTAAAGCGGATATTCTACAGTTTGATGAGCTGAATGGTTTTTCCGGCATCCTGCAAAACAGTATTGAAGCCAGCGACACGCTTAAAAAATATGCACTGAACCTTTGGAAAGCGACCAAAGCACCGCTTGATTACGGCGTAAAAGTATCCGGCGTAGACATGAATCGCCTGGTACTTTCCGGCGCCAGCCCACGTGGCATGAGCATGATGCTGCGTGCAGCACGCGTAAATGCATGGCTGAACAACCGCAGCGCAGTATTGCCGGATGATATCCACGCAGTGTTCCATTCCACGATTGCGCACAGGCTTGTATTCAGCCCTGTATATGAAATGCGCCGTACAGAAATCGCACGTGAAATGCTATCTGGCATTATTAATGCCGTTTCTGCACCTTAA
- the fabB gene encoding beta-ketoacyl-ACP synthase I, whose product MRRVVITGIGIVSSLGNNKAEVLDSLRHGRSGITYQPEYAERGLRSHVAGSIKNLNIEELIDRKLLRFMAKGHAYAWLAMQEAIADATLPEELVSNVRTGLIVGAGGTSTESMLEATDTLAEKGIRRVGPYMVTKTMSSGVAACLATGAKIKGINYGISSACSTSAHCIGAGVEQIQLGKQDVIFAGGAEEEHWTMSFLFDAMGALSSKYNDTPDKASRTYDANRDGFVISGGGGIVVLEEYEHAKARGAKIYAEVVGYGATSDGYDMVAPSGEGAVRCMKLALEGVEGKIDYINTHGTSTPVGDVKELEAIREVFGENGLKQNPAIASTKSLSGHALGAAGVNEAIYTLLMMENDFIAASANIETLDPAAEGLNIVRKAIENVKIETALSNSFGFGGTNATLTLSRRGL is encoded by the coding sequence ATGCGTCGTGTCGTTATTACTGGGATAGGGATTGTTTCCAGTCTGGGAAACAATAAAGCCGAGGTTTTAGACAGCCTGCGTCATGGTCGATCAGGTATCACTTATCAGCCTGAGTATGCAGAGCGTGGACTACGCTCTCACGTGGCCGGTTCGATCAAGAACCTGAATATTGAAGAACTCATCGATCGTAAATTGCTGCGATTTATGGCAAAAGGCCATGCCTATGCCTGGCTGGCAATGCAGGAAGCGATCGCAGATGCGACCCTGCCGGAAGAGCTGGTGTCCAATGTACGTACCGGCCTGATCGTCGGTGCCGGCGGCACTTCAACTGAAAGCATGCTGGAAGCTACCGACACGCTGGCTGAAAAGGGCATTCGGCGCGTTGGCCCATACATGGTGACCAAGACCATGTCCAGCGGTGTAGCGGCTTGCCTGGCTACAGGCGCTAAAATCAAGGGTATCAATTACGGTATCAGTTCAGCCTGTTCCACCAGCGCACACTGTATCGGCGCTGGTGTCGAGCAGATCCAGCTCGGCAAGCAGGATGTGATTTTTGCCGGTGGTGCAGAAGAAGAGCACTGGACCATGTCATTCCTGTTTGATGCGATGGGTGCCTTGAGCAGTAAATATAACGATACGCCAGACAAAGCTTCGCGTACTTATGATGCTAACCGTGATGGTTTTGTGATTTCCGGCGGCGGCGGTATTGTGGTGCTGGAAGAGTACGAGCACGCTAAAGCGCGTGGTGCAAAAATCTACGCCGAAGTGGTGGGTTATGGCGCCACTTCTGATGGTTACGATATGGTAGCCCCAAGCGGCGAGGGTGCTGTGCGCTGCATGAAACTGGCTCTGGAAGGCGTTGAAGGCAAAATTGATTACATCAATACCCATGGTACAAGTACGCCTGTAGGTGATGTGAAGGAACTGGAAGCGATCCGTGAAGTATTCGGAGAAAACGGCCTGAAACAGAATCCGGCGATTGCTTCAACCAAATCCCTGTCAGGCCATGCGCTGGGTGCGGCTGGCGTGAATGAGGCCATCTATACCTTGCTGATGATGGAAAATGATTTCATTGCCGCTTCTGCCAATATCGAAACACTTGATCCTGCGGCTGAAGGTCTGAATATTGTGCGTAAAGCGATCGAGAATGTGAAGATAGAAACAGCGCTGTCTAACAGCTTCGGTTTTGGCGGCACCAACGCAACGCTGACTTTGTCACGCAGGGGCTTATAA
- a CDS encoding homoserine dehydrogenase: MKQSENKVLSVGILGLGTVGGGTYTVLKRNAAEISRRSGVEIKVVQVADRNIEHAKAAVAGSVDVTDDAFAVVNNPDVDVVVELIGGYTLSKELVLQAIANKKHVVTANKALIALHGNEIFAAAKANNVIVAYEAAVAGGIPIIKALREGLGANRIEWVAGIINGTTNFILTEMREKGLNFADVLGEAQRLGYAEADPTFDVEGIDAAHKLTIMSAIAFGMPMKFEQAYTEGITKLQQVDIKYAEELGYRVKLLGITKRTDDGVELRVHPTLIPEKRLVANVNGAMNAVVVKGDAVGPTLYYGAGAGAEPTASAVVADLMDVARLMDASSAQRVPYLAFQPEQVQDLPILPIDKVKSAYYLRLRASDKPGVLADVTKVLGDRDISIDAMMQKEPDENETEADIVILTHITVEENMNAAIAAIEALPAIAGKVVRIRMEELAK, from the coding sequence TTGAAACAGTCAGAGAATAAAGTCTTAAGCGTAGGCATATTGGGCTTAGGCACGGTAGGTGGCGGTACCTATACGGTTTTAAAACGTAATGCGGCAGAGATCAGCCGCCGCAGCGGTGTTGAAATTAAAGTGGTGCAGGTTGCCGATAGAAATATCGAGCATGCAAAGGCCGCAGTTGCCGGCAGCGTCGACGTGACGGATGATGCTTTTGCTGTAGTCAATAACCCAGACGTTGATGTCGTTGTAGAACTGATTGGTGGTTACACTTTAAGCAAAGAACTGGTATTGCAGGCGATTGCCAATAAAAAGCACGTTGTGACTGCCAACAAGGCGCTGATCGCGTTGCATGGCAACGAGATTTTTGCTGCCGCAAAAGCGAACAATGTGATCGTGGCTTATGAAGCGGCCGTTGCCGGCGGCATCCCTATCATTAAAGCGTTGCGCGAAGGTTTGGGCGCAAACCGTATCGAATGGGTCGCCGGCATCATTAACGGTACCACTAACTTTATTCTTACCGAAATGCGTGAAAAAGGCCTTAACTTTGCAGACGTATTAGGTGAGGCGCAACGACTGGGTTACGCCGAGGCCGACCCTACATTTGACGTGGAAGGGATTGATGCCGCGCATAAGCTGACAATCATGTCAGCAATCGCTTTCGGTATGCCGATGAAATTTGAACAAGCCTACACGGAGGGCATTACCAAGCTGCAACAGGTAGATATCAAATATGCCGAAGAGCTGGGTTATCGCGTTAAATTACTGGGTATCACCAAGCGTACGGATGACGGTGTCGAGTTGCGTGTACACCCAACCCTGATCCCGGAAAAGCGCCTGGTTGCCAATGTGAACGGCGCGATGAACGCCGTGGTGGTGAAGGGCGATGCCGTTGGTCCTACGCTGTACTATGGCGCCGGTGCCGGTGCAGAGCCGACAGCAAGCGCAGTAGTAGCGGATTTGATGGATGTAGCGCGTCTTATGGATGCAAGCAGCGCGCAGCGTGTACCGTACCTGGCATTCCAGCCTGAGCAGGTGCAGGATCTGCCTATCTTGCCTATTGATAAAGTCAAGAGCGCTTATTACCTGCGTTTGCGTGCCAGTGATAAACCTGGCGTGCTGGCTGACGTGACAAAAGTCCTGGGTGACCGTGACATTTCGATTGATGCCATGATGCAAAAAGAACCGGATGAGAATGAGACGGAAGCTGACATCGTGATCCTGACGCATATCACGGTTGAAGAAAACATGAACGCAGCAATTGCAGCGATTGAGGCACTGCCTGCCATTGCCGGAAAAGTCGTGCGTATCCGTATGGAAGAGCTGGCGAAATAG
- a CDS encoding DUF58 domain-containing protein has protein sequence MTLPLIKSFDYHIGWRSRGRNPGRHASTQRGMGMEFRGHTTLLSYPDPRRIDIRQTIRDPLEQVYVRLFNQKSATPVFVICDLSGSMNFGAKKRKIKLAAEIAESVAQSASEHHDPFGFIGFDEKVREDWISTTSFKSHHAIAMAESLKDFHPAPVDCKGITEVYRYLPRERSLVFLISDFHMPNEVLEEGLSNLLRHHIVPVVLWDAAEYRNLPEFGLANVTDAETGEKRTLFIRKELREKIVQSFENRRNEIYELFMRFDMPPFYVEGEFDADALTEYFHQFVAA, from the coding sequence ATGACTCTACCACTCATCAAGTCTTTTGATTACCACATAGGCTGGCGCTCACGCGGGCGCAACCCCGGCCGCCATGCCAGTACGCAACGCGGCATGGGCATGGAGTTTCGCGGGCATACCACGCTGCTCTCATACCCTGACCCGCGCCGCATCGATATTCGCCAGACGATCCGCGATCCGCTGGAGCAAGTCTATGTACGCCTGTTCAACCAGAAAAGTGCCACGCCTGTATTTGTAATCTGCGACTTATCAGGCAGCATGAATTTCGGCGCAAAAAAACGTAAAATCAAGCTTGCCGCTGAAATCGCGGAATCGGTAGCGCAGTCGGCCAGCGAACATCATGACCCATTCGGCTTTATCGGTTTTGACGAAAAAGTACGTGAAGACTGGATCAGCACGACCTCATTCAAATCACATCACGCGATTGCAATGGCGGAATCACTGAAAGACTTCCACCCGGCACCGGTTGACTGCAAAGGCATTACCGAAGTCTACCGCTACCTGCCACGTGAGCGCTCGCTGGTATTTTTAATCTCGGACTTCCACATGCCGAACGAAGTGCTGGAAGAAGGGCTATCCAACCTGCTGCGCCACCACATCGTACCTGTCGTGCTGTGGGATGCCGCCGAATACAGGAACCTGCCTGAATTTGGCCTGGCCAATGTCACGGATGCAGAAACCGGCGAGAAACGCACCTTGTTCATCCGTAAGGAATTACGCGAAAAAATCGTGCAATCCTTTGAGAACAGACGTAATGAAATATATGAATTATTCATGCGTTTTGATATGCCGCCTTTTTACGTTGAGGGCGAGTTCGATGCAGATGCACTTACAGAATACTTTCACCAATTTGTAGCGGCTTAA
- a CDS encoding pyridoxal phosphate-dependent aminotransferase, which translates to MQPILKSSKLNNVCYDIRGPVLQRAREMEEDGQRIIKLNIGNPAAFGFEVPEEIQQDVIRNMSKAGGYTDSKGLFEPRKAIMHYTQGKHIQGVTVDDIIIGNGVSELIVMAMQGLLNNGDQILVPMPDYPLWTAAVNLAGGTARHYLCDEATGWMPDLKDIESKITANTRGIVVINPNNPTGALYPPEILQGIIDIARHHGLVIFADEIYDKVLYDGNVHTSIASLANDVLFVTFNGLSKNYRTCGYRAGWMIISGEKKHAKDYIEGLNMLASMRLCANVPGQLAIQTALGGYQSIDDLVAPEGRLCKQRDIAYEMLNAIPGVSCSKPQAAMYLFPRLDPEIYPIKDDQQFILDLLLEEKVLLVQGTGFNWKTPDHFRVVFLPNVDDLAEAIRRISRFLENYRKKHNTNNIGAKA; encoded by the coding sequence ATGCAGCCCATACTCAAATCCAGTAAACTTAATAATGTCTGCTACGATATCCGCGGCCCTGTTTTGCAGCGTGCACGCGAGATGGAAGAAGACGGCCAACGTATCATCAAGCTTAATATCGGCAATCCGGCGGCCTTTGGATTTGAGGTGCCTGAAGAGATCCAGCAGGATGTCATCCGCAACATGTCGAAGGCGGGCGGCTATACCGACAGCAAAGGTTTGTTCGAGCCGCGCAAAGCCATCATGCATTATACGCAAGGCAAGCATATTCAGGGTGTGACCGTCGATGACATCATTATCGGCAATGGCGTATCAGAACTGATCGTGATGGCGATGCAGGGCTTGCTGAATAATGGTGACCAGATTCTGGTGCCGATGCCTGATTACCCGTTATGGACGGCTGCGGTGAATCTTGCTGGCGGTACCGCACGACATTACCTGTGTGATGAAGCAACGGGCTGGATGCCTGACCTGAAGGATATTGAATCCAAGATTACCGCCAATACGCGCGGCATTGTGGTGATTAACCCGAATAACCCAACGGGCGCTTTATATCCGCCGGAAATTCTGCAGGGAATTATTGATATTGCCCGCCATCATGGCCTGGTGATTTTTGCCGATGAGATCTACGATAAAGTCTTATACGATGGCAATGTGCATACCTCAATCGCTTCACTGGCGAATGATGTATTGTTTGTAACCTTTAACGGGTTATCAAAAAACTACCGTACCTGCGGCTACCGTGCCGGCTGGATGATCATCAGCGGTGAGAAAAAACACGCTAAAGATTACATCGAAGGCCTCAATATGCTGGCATCCATGCGCTTGTGCGCCAATGTGCCAGGCCAGCTGGCCATTCAGACTGCACTGGGCGGTTACCAGAGCATTGATGACCTGGTAGCGCCGGAAGGCCGTTTATGCAAACAGCGTGATATTGCCTATGAAATGCTCAATGCGATTCCGGGCGTGAGCTGCAGCAAGCCACAGGCTGCCATGTATCTGTTTCCGCGGTTGGATCCGGAAATTTACCCGATCAAGGATGACCAGCAGTTCATTCTGGATCTGCTGCTGGAGGAAAAGGTATTGCTGGTGCAGGGTACCGGGTTTAACTGGAAGACGCCTGACCATTTCCGCGTAGTGTTTTTACCGAATGTGGATGATCTTGCCGAGGCGATCAGGCGTATTTCCAGGTTTCTGGAAAACTATAGAAAAAAACATAACACGAACAACATTGGAGCAAAGGCTTGA